One Dromiciops gliroides isolate mDroGli1 chromosome 3, mDroGli1.pri, whole genome shotgun sequence DNA segment encodes these proteins:
- the LOC122751414 gene encoding olfactory receptor 145 isoform X1 gives MNEVHDTSVSEFILVGLTDEPELQLPLFFLFLGIYVVTVVGNLGLIVLIGLNSHLHTPMYYFLFNLSFVDLCYSSSIIPKMLVNFASEKNIISYSGCMAQLFFFCFFVVSESFLLSAMAYDRYVAICKPLLYNITMSYQVCSLLAFSAYVMGFSGAMPHTGSMLRLSFCSNNIINHYMCDILPLLELSCTSTYINELVVFIVVGIDIGVPTVTIFISYALILSSILHISSTEGRSKAFSTCSSHIIAVSLFFGSGAFMYLKPSSLLSMSQGKVSSVFYTIVVPMLNPLIYSLRNKDVKLAMRKILSRRIF, from the exons ATGAATGAGGTCCATG ACACCTCAGTTTCTGAATTTATCCTTGTTGGTTTAACAGACGAACCAGAGCTCCagctccctctcttcttcctgttcCTTGGGATATATGTAGTCACTGTGGTGGGGAACCTGGGCTTGATTGTTTTGATTGGTCTTAATTCTCATCTTCATACCCCCATGTACTATTTCCTCTTCAATCTGTCCTTTGTAGATCTCTGTTACTCCTCATCTATTATTCCTAAGATGCTTGTGAACTTTGCGTCAGAGAAAAATATCATCTCCTATTCAGGGTGCATGgctcagttatttttcttttgtttctttgtagttTCAGAGTCCTTCCTTCTGTCAGCCATGGCGTATGATCGTTATGTTGCTATCTGTAAGCCACTGCTTTACAACATCACTATGTCCTATCAGGTCTGCTCTCTGCTAGCATTTAGTGCCTATGTGATGGGATTTTCTGGTGCCATGCCCCACACAGGAAGCATGCTGAGACTGTCTTTTTGCAGCAACAACATCATCAATCACTATATGTGTGACATACTCCCTCTCCTGGAGCTCTCCTGTACTAGCACCTATATCAATGAGTTGGTTGTTTTCATTGTTGTGGGCATTGACATTGGAGTCCCCACTGTCACCATCTTTATCTCTTATGCTTTAATACTTTCTAGCATTCTCCATATTAGCTCCACAGAGGGCAGGTCCAAAGCCTTCAGCACCTGCAGCTCCCATATAAttgctgtttctcttttttttgggtcTGGTGCTTTCATGTACCTCAAACCTTCTTCTCTTCTATCCATGAGCCAAGGGAAAGTATCCTCTGTTTTCTACACCATTGTGGTGCCCATGCTGAACCCCCTGATCTACAGCCTGAGGAACAAGGATGTAAAATTGGCCATGAGGAAAATCCTAAGCAGGAGAATATTCTGA
- the LOC122751414 gene encoding olfactory receptor 145 isoform X3, producing the protein MGTGNDTSDTDTSVSEFILVGLTDEPELQLPLFFLFLGIYVVTVVGNLGLIVLIGLNSHLHTPMYYFLFNLSFVDLCYSSSIIPKMLVNFASEKNIISYSGCMAQLFFFCFFVVSESFLLSAMAYDRYVAICKPLLYNITMSYQVCSLLAFSAYVMGFSGAMPHTGSMLRLSFCSNNIINHYMCDILPLLELSCTSTYINELVVFIVVGIDIGVPTVTIFISYALILSSILHISSTEGRSKAFSTCSSHIIAVSLFFGSGAFMYLKPSSLLSMSQGKVSSVFYTIVVPMLNPLIYSLRNKDVKLAMRKILSRRIF; encoded by the coding sequence ATGGGCACAGGAAATGACACCTCAGACACAGACACCTCAGTTTCTGAATTTATCCTTGTTGGTTTAACAGACGAACCAGAGCTCCagctccctctcttcttcctgttcCTTGGGATATATGTAGTCACTGTGGTGGGGAACCTGGGCTTGATTGTTTTGATTGGTCTTAATTCTCATCTTCATACCCCCATGTACTATTTCCTCTTCAATCTGTCCTTTGTAGATCTCTGTTACTCCTCATCTATTATTCCTAAGATGCTTGTGAACTTTGCGTCAGAGAAAAATATCATCTCCTATTCAGGGTGCATGgctcagttatttttcttttgtttctttgtagttTCAGAGTCCTTCCTTCTGTCAGCCATGGCGTATGATCGTTATGTTGCTATCTGTAAGCCACTGCTTTACAACATCACTATGTCCTATCAGGTCTGCTCTCTGCTAGCATTTAGTGCCTATGTGATGGGATTTTCTGGTGCCATGCCCCACACAGGAAGCATGCTGAGACTGTCTTTTTGCAGCAACAACATCATCAATCACTATATGTGTGACATACTCCCTCTCCTGGAGCTCTCCTGTACTAGCACCTATATCAATGAGTTGGTTGTTTTCATTGTTGTGGGCATTGACATTGGAGTCCCCACTGTCACCATCTTTATCTCTTATGCTTTAATACTTTCTAGCATTCTCCATATTAGCTCCACAGAGGGCAGGTCCAAAGCCTTCAGCACCTGCAGCTCCCATATAAttgctgtttctcttttttttgggtcTGGTGCTTTCATGTACCTCAAACCTTCTTCTCTTCTATCCATGAGCCAAGGGAAAGTATCCTCTGTTTTCTACACCATTGTGGTGCCCATGCTGAACCCCCTGATCTACAGCCTGAGGAACAAGGATGTAAAATTGGCCATGAGGAAAATCCTAAGCAGGAGAATATTCTGA
- the LOC122751414 gene encoding olfactory receptor 145 isoform X2: MHHTSVSEFILVGLTDEPELQLPLFFLFLGIYVVTVVGNLGLIVLIGLNSHLHTPMYYFLFNLSFVDLCYSSSIIPKMLVNFASEKNIISYSGCMAQLFFFCFFVVSESFLLSAMAYDRYVAICKPLLYNITMSYQVCSLLAFSAYVMGFSGAMPHTGSMLRLSFCSNNIINHYMCDILPLLELSCTSTYINELVVFIVVGIDIGVPTVTIFISYALILSSILHISSTEGRSKAFSTCSSHIIAVSLFFGSGAFMYLKPSSLLSMSQGKVSSVFYTIVVPMLNPLIYSLRNKDVKLAMRKILSRRIF, encoded by the exons ATGCACC ACACCTCAGTTTCTGAATTTATCCTTGTTGGTTTAACAGACGAACCAGAGCTCCagctccctctcttcttcctgttcCTTGGGATATATGTAGTCACTGTGGTGGGGAACCTGGGCTTGATTGTTTTGATTGGTCTTAATTCTCATCTTCATACCCCCATGTACTATTTCCTCTTCAATCTGTCCTTTGTAGATCTCTGTTACTCCTCATCTATTATTCCTAAGATGCTTGTGAACTTTGCGTCAGAGAAAAATATCATCTCCTATTCAGGGTGCATGgctcagttatttttcttttgtttctttgtagttTCAGAGTCCTTCCTTCTGTCAGCCATGGCGTATGATCGTTATGTTGCTATCTGTAAGCCACTGCTTTACAACATCACTATGTCCTATCAGGTCTGCTCTCTGCTAGCATTTAGTGCCTATGTGATGGGATTTTCTGGTGCCATGCCCCACACAGGAAGCATGCTGAGACTGTCTTTTTGCAGCAACAACATCATCAATCACTATATGTGTGACATACTCCCTCTCCTGGAGCTCTCCTGTACTAGCACCTATATCAATGAGTTGGTTGTTTTCATTGTTGTGGGCATTGACATTGGAGTCCCCACTGTCACCATCTTTATCTCTTATGCTTTAATACTTTCTAGCATTCTCCATATTAGCTCCACAGAGGGCAGGTCCAAAGCCTTCAGCACCTGCAGCTCCCATATAAttgctgtttctcttttttttgggtcTGGTGCTTTCATGTACCTCAAACCTTCTTCTCTTCTATCCATGAGCCAAGGGAAAGTATCCTCTGTTTTCTACACCATTGTGGTGCCCATGCTGAACCCCCTGATCTACAGCCTGAGGAACAAGGATGTAAAATTGGCCATGAGGAAAATCCTAAGCAGGAGAATATTCTGA